One Eubalaena glacialis isolate mEubGla1 chromosome 11, mEubGla1.1.hap2.+ XY, whole genome shotgun sequence DNA segment encodes these proteins:
- the AVIL gene encoding advillin, translated as MELALVPLNAHGTFYEGDCYLILSTRRVGSILSQDIHFWIGKDSSQDEKSCVAIYTTQLDDYLGGSPVQHREVQCHESDTFRGYFKQGIIYKKGGVASGMKHVETNTYDVKRLLHVKGKRNIRATEVEMSWDSFNRGDVFLLDLGKVIIQWNGPESSSRERLKAMLLAKDIRDRERGCRAEIGVIEGDKEAASPELMKVLQDTLGRHSIIKPAVPDEIIDQQQKSNITLYHVSDSAGQLAVTEVATRPLVQGLLNHDDCYILDQSGTKIYVWKGRGATKVEKQMAMSKALNFIKMKGYPSSTNVETVSDGAESAMFKQLFQKWSVKEQTVGLGKTFSIGKIVNVFQDKFDVTLLHTKPEVAAQERMVDDGNGNVEVWRIENLELVPVEHQWYGFFYGGDCYLVLYTYEMHGKPHYILYIWQGRHASQDELAASAYQAVEVDRQFDGAAVQVRVTMGKEPRHFMAVFKGKLVIFEGGTSRKGNAEPNPPVRLFQIQGNDKSNTKAVEVPAFTSSLNSNDVFLLQTQTEHYLWYGKGSSGDERAMAKELAGILCDGTENTVAEGQEPAEFWDLLGGKTPYANDKRLQQEILDVQSRLFECSNKTGRFIVTEITDFTQDDLNPDDVMLLDTWDQVFLWIGAEANATEKESALATAQEYLHTHPSGRDTGTPILIIKQGFEPPIFTGWFLAWDPHIWSAGKSYEQLKEELGDAAAITRITADMRDTTLSLNSEPKYYPIEVLLKNQSQELPEDVNPAKKENYLSEQDFVSVFGITRGQFAALPGWKQLQMKKEKGLF; from the exons ATGGAGCTGGCGCTGGTGCCCCTGAATGCCCACGGCACCTTCTATGAGGGAGACTGCTACCTCATCCTCTCG ACCCGGAGAGTGGGCAGCATCCTCTCCCAGGACATCCACTTCTGGATTGGGAAGGACTCCTCGCAGGATGAGAAGAGCTGCGTAGCCATCTACACTACGCAGCTGGATGACTACTTGGGGGGCAGCCCCGTGCAGCACCGGGAGGTCCAGTGCCACGAGTCCGACACCTTCCGCGGCTACTTCAAGCAGGGCATCAT CTACAAGAAGGGGGGTGTGGCCTCTGGGATGAAGCACGTGGAGACCAATACCTACGACGTGAAGCGGCTGCTGCACGTGAAGGGGAAGAGAAACATCAGGGCCACCGAG GTGGAAATGAGCTGGGACAGTTTTAACCGAGGTGATGTCTTCCTGCTGGACCTTGGGAAGGTCATCATCCAGTGGAATGGCCCAGAGAGCAGCAGCAGGGAGCGTCTGAAG GCTATGCTTCTGGCAAAGGATATTCGGGACAGGGAGCGAGGGTGCCGTGCTGAAATAGGAGTGATCGAGGGAGACAAGGAGGCGGCCAGTCCAGAGCTGATGAAGGTCCTTCAGGACACCCTCGGCCGGCACTCCATTATCAAGCCTGCGGTCCCTGATGAGATCATAGATCAGCAGCAGAAATCAAATATCACGCTGTATCA TGTCTCAGACTCAGCTGGGCAGCTGGCGGTCACAGAGGTAGCAACGAGGCCTCTGGTCCAGGGCTTACTGAACCATGAT GACTGCTACATCCTGGACCAAAGTGGAACCAAGATCTATGTGTGGAAAGGAAGAGGAGCCACAAAGGTTGAGAAACAGATGGCCATGTCTAAAGCTCTG AACTTCATCAAGATGAAGGGCTACCCCAGCAGTACCAACGTGGAGACCGTCAGTGACGGTGCCGAGTCAGCCATGTTCAAGCAGCTGTTCCAGAAGTGGTCAGTGAAGGAACAGACCGTTGGTCTGGGGAAAACGTTCAGCATTGGTAAAATCG TTAACGTTTTCCAGGATAAATTTGATGTGACTCTGCTGCACACCAAACCAGAGGtggcagcccaggaaagaatggtCGACGACGGCAACGGCAACGTTGAG GTCTGGAGAATTGAAAACCTGGAGCTGGTCCCCGTGGAGCATCAGTGGTATGGCTTCTTTTATGGGGGAGACTGCTATCTGGTTCTCTATACGTACGAGATGCACGGGAAGCCGCACTACATCTTGTACATCTGGCAG GGCCGCCACGCCTCACAGGATGAGCTGGCAGCCTCGGCATACCAGGCGGTGGAGGTGGACCGGCAGTTTGATGGGGCCGCTGTGCAGGTTCGGGTTACCATGGGGAAGGAGCCACGCCACTTCATGGCCGTCTTCAAAGGAAAGCTGGTTATCTTCGAG ggTGGGACTTCCAGGAAGGGAAATGCCGAGCCCAATCCTCCGGTAAGGCTCTTCCAGATTCAAGGAAATGACAAATCTAACACCAAAGCGGTGGAGGTTCCAGCTTTCACCTCCTCCCTAAACTCCAATGATGTCTTTCTGCTGCAGACCCAGACAGAGCACTACCTGTGGTATGGCAAG GGGTCTAGTGGGGATGAGCGGGCAATGGCTAAGGAGCTGGCCGGAATTCTCTGTGATGGCACCGAGAACACAGTGGCTGAGGGCCAGGAGCCAGCTGAGTTCTGGGACCTGCTGGGAGGAAAAACTCCCTATGCCAATGACAAAAG ACTACAGCAGGAAATCCTAGATGTCCAGTCCCGTCTCTTTGAATGTTCCAATAAGACTGGCCGGTTCATTGTCACTGAGATCACAGACTTCACCCAGGATGACCTGAACCCAGATGACGTGATGCTCCTGGATACCTGGGACCAG GTGTTCTTGTGGATTGGGGCTGAGGCCAATGCCACAGAGAAGGAGAGCGCTCTTGCTACCGCCCAGGAGTACCTGCACACTCACCCCAGCGGCCGAGACACCGGCACACCAATCCTGATCATTAAACAGGGGTTCGAGCCTCCCATATTCACAGGCTGGTTCTTGGCCTGGGACCCTCACATTTGGAGC GCAGGGAAATCATATGAACAGTTAAAAGAAGAGCTGGGAGACGCTGCTGCTATCACGAGAATCACTGCT
- the CTDSP2 gene encoding carboxy-terminal domain RNA polymerase II polypeptide A small phosphatase 2, protein MEHGSIITQARREDALVLTKQGLVSKSSPKKPRGRNIFKALFCCFRAQHVGQSSSSTELSAYKEEANTIAKSDLLQCLQYQFYQIPGTCLLPEVTEEDQGRICVVIDLDETLVHSSFKPINNADFIVPVEIEGTTHQVYVLKRPYVDEFLRRMGELFECVLFTASLAKYADPVTDLLDRCGVFRARLFRESCVFHQGCYVKDLSRLGRDLRKTLILDNSPASYIFHPENAVPVQSWFDDMADTELLNLIPIFEELSAAEDVYTSLGQLRAP, encoded by the exons GCCTGGTCTCCAAGTCCTCTCCTAAGAAGCCTCGTGGACGTAACATCTTCAAGGCCCTTTTCTGCTGTTTTCGCGCCCAGCATGTTGGCCAGTCAAGCTCCTCCACTGAGCTCTCCGCATACAAGGAGGAAGCCAACACCATTGCTAAG TCGGATCTGCTCCAGTGTCTCCAGTACCAGTTTTATCAG ATTCCAGGGACCTGTCTGCTCCCGGAGGTGACAGAGGAAGATCAAGGAAGAATCTGCGTGGTCATTGACTTGGATGAAACCCTTGTGCATAGCTCCTTTAAG CCAATCAACAACGCTGACTTCATAGTGCCTGTAGAGATCGAAGGGACCACTCACCAG GTGTACGTGCTCAAGAGGCCTTACGTGGATGAGTTCCTGAGACGAATGGGGGAACTCTTTGAATGTGTTCTCTTCACTGCCAGCCTAGCCAAG TATGCTGACCCTGTGACGGATCTGCTGGACAGGTGTGGGGTATTCCGGGCCCGCCTGTTCCGTGAGTCCTGTGTGTTTCACCAGGGCTGCTATGTCAAGGACCTCAGCCGCCTGGGAAGGGACCTGAGGAAAACCCTCATTCTGGACAACTCGCCTGCTTCTTACATCTTCCACCCAGAGAATGCA GTGCCTGTGCAGTCTTGGTTTGATGACATGGCAGACACGGAGTTGCTGAACCTGATCCCAATCTTTGAGGAGCTGAGCGCAGCGGAGGATGTCTACACCAGCCTTGGGCAGCTGCGGGCCCCTTAG